A DNA window from Archocentrus centrarchus isolate MPI-CPG fArcCen1 chromosome 15, fArcCen1, whole genome shotgun sequence contains the following coding sequences:
- the dnph1 gene encoding 5-hydroxymethyl-dUMP N-hydrolase: protein MKVYFCGSIRGGRDDVHVYRRIVHALQSYGSVLTEHVSSAELSDRGEDATDSGDRAIHDRDLDWLRQADVIVAEVTQPSLGVGYELGRAVDMKKKIFCLFRPSSGRILSAMIRGAADGENFVVRDYSEDEVETVLEEFFSGLKRS, encoded by the exons ATGAAGGTTTATTTCTGCGGCAGCATCCGCGGCGGCAGAGACGACGTGCACGTGTACCGGAGGATCGTGCATGCGCTGCAGAGCTACGGGAGCGTCCTGACCGAGCACGTGAGCAGCGCCGAGCTCAgcgacagag GAGAGGACGCCACAGATTCCGGGGACCGAGCCATTCACGACCGAGACTTGGACTGGCTGCGGCAGGCTGATG TGATCGTGGCCGAGGTGACGCAGCCATCTCTGGGCGTCGGCTACGAGCTCGGCCGAGCCGTCGACATGAAGAAGAAAATCTTCTGCCTGTTCAGACCGTCGTCAGGACGCA TTCTGTCGGCCATGATCCGAGGAGCTGCTGATGGCGAGAACTTTGTGGTGCGAGATTACAGTGAAGACGAGGTGGAGACGGTTCTGGAAGAGTTCTTCAGCGGCCTGAAGAGGAGCTGA